A genomic stretch from Theobroma cacao cultivar B97-61/B2 chromosome 4, Criollo_cocoa_genome_V2, whole genome shotgun sequence includes:
- the LOC18602676 gene encoding uncharacterized protein LOC18602676 isoform X1 yields MAEPMEISSSSEALDLHSIRSRINELSEIHRIDKNKDEGEALSLDSEKLLKDCSLHFESKVKQIIEEYSDVGFLGIEDLDEYLAHLKEELNQVEAESAKISNEIEDLSRNHIEESNILEGNLEGLKYALDSIASQGMERVEEDPCLDSSMNDEDQSNLMHSNEEQKFEIMELESQIEKNNIILKSLQDLDSMFKRLDTLEQIEDALTGLKVIGFDGNCIRLSLQTYIPKLEGLLCQKTIEDISEPSEMNHELLVEIVDGTMEIKNVEMFPNDVYLGDIIDDAKSFRQLSSNLMVQQTQSSLEWFVGKVQDRIILSTLRRFIVKSTNKSRHSFEYLERDETIVAHLVGGIDAFIKLSQGWPLSKSPLKLLSIKSSDHHSRGISLSLLCKAEEMANSLDMHIRQNLSAFVDAVEKLLLEQMRLDLQSDDASD; encoded by the exons atggcaGAGCCAATGGAGATCTCTTCATCATCAGAAGCCCTCGATCTTCACTCTATTCGCAG ccGAATAAATGAGCTTTCAGAGATTCATCGTATTGATAAAAATAAGGATGAGGGTGAAGCGCTCTCTTTGGACTCCGAGAAGTTGCTCAAAGATTGCAGTCTTCATTTTGAG AGCAAAGTGAAGCAAATTATTGAAGAGTATTCTGATGTGGGTTTTTTAGGCATTGAAGATTTGG ATGAATACCTAGCACATTTGAAAGAGGAGCTCAATCAAGTGGAGGCTGAAAGTGCCAAGATTTCTAACGAAATTGAGGATCTTTCAAGAAACCATATTGAAG AATCAAATATACTAGAAGGCAATCTTGAAGGCTTGAAATATGCATTGGATTCTATTGCATCTCAG GGTATGGAGAGAGTAGAAGAGGACCCATGCCTTGACTCTTCTATGAATGATGAAGATCAATCGAATCTGATGCATTCAAATGAAGAGCAAAAGTTTGag ATTATGGAACTAGAAAGTCAGATTGAGAAGaacaatataattttgaaGTCTTTGCAGGATCTTGATTCGATGTTCAAAAG ATTAGATACCTTAGAACAGATTGAAGATGCATTGACTGGTTTGAAAGTCATTGGGTTTGATGGAAACTGCATTAGGTTGTCATTACAGACATATATTCCAAAATTAGAGGGTCTGTTGTGCCAAAAAACAATTGAAGATATTTCTGAGCCATCTGAAATGAATCATGAATTGCTAGTAGAGATTGTGGATGGAACCATGGAGATTAAGAATGTTGAG ATGTTCCCAAATGATGTTTACTTAGGCGATATCATTGATGATGCAAAGTCTTTCAG GCAGCTATCCTCTAACTTAATGGTGCAGCAGACACAGTCTTCATTGGAGTGGTTTGTGGGAAAAGTACAGGACAGGATTATCCTAAGTACTTTGAGACGATTTATAGTGAAgagtacaaataaatcaaG ACATTCGTTTGAGTACTTAGAGAGAGATGAGACAATTGTAGCTCACTTGGTTGGGGGAATTGATGCATTCATAAAGCTGTCTCAAGGTTGGCCACTATCAAAATCTCCGTTGAAATTGTTATCCATCAAGAGCTCAGATCATCATTCAAGGGGAATTTCATTGAGCTTACTTTGCAAGGCTGAG GAAATGGCAAATTCCTTGGATATGCACATTCGACAAAATTTGTCAGCCTTTGTGGATGCTGTTGAAAAGCTACTCTTAGAACAGATGCGCCTAGACCTTCAGTCTGATGATGCCTCTGATTAG
- the LOC18602676 gene encoding uncharacterized protein LOC18602676 isoform X2, with protein MAEPMEISSSSEALDLHSIRSRINELSEIHRIDKNKDEGEALSLDSEKLLKDCSLHFESKVKQIIEEYSDVGFLGIEDLDEYLAHLKEELNQVEAESAKISNEIEDLSRNHIEESNILEGNLEGLKYALDSIASQGMERVEEDPCLDSSMNDEDQSNLMHSNEEQKFEIMELESQIEKNNIILKSLQDLDSMFKRLDTLEQIEDALTGLKVIGFDGNCIRLSLQTYIPKLEGLLCQKTIEDISEPSEMNHELLVEIVDGTMEIKNVEMFPNDVYLGDIIDDAKSFRQLSSNLMVQQTQSSLEWFVGKVQDRIILSTLRRFIVKSTNKSRHSFEYLERDETIVAHLVGGIDAFIKLSQGWPLSKSPLKLLSIKSSDHHSRGISLSLLCKAERV; from the exons atggcaGAGCCAATGGAGATCTCTTCATCATCAGAAGCCCTCGATCTTCACTCTATTCGCAG ccGAATAAATGAGCTTTCAGAGATTCATCGTATTGATAAAAATAAGGATGAGGGTGAAGCGCTCTCTTTGGACTCCGAGAAGTTGCTCAAAGATTGCAGTCTTCATTTTGAG AGCAAAGTGAAGCAAATTATTGAAGAGTATTCTGATGTGGGTTTTTTAGGCATTGAAGATTTGG ATGAATACCTAGCACATTTGAAAGAGGAGCTCAATCAAGTGGAGGCTGAAAGTGCCAAGATTTCTAACGAAATTGAGGATCTTTCAAGAAACCATATTGAAG AATCAAATATACTAGAAGGCAATCTTGAAGGCTTGAAATATGCATTGGATTCTATTGCATCTCAG GGTATGGAGAGAGTAGAAGAGGACCCATGCCTTGACTCTTCTATGAATGATGAAGATCAATCGAATCTGATGCATTCAAATGAAGAGCAAAAGTTTGag ATTATGGAACTAGAAAGTCAGATTGAGAAGaacaatataattttgaaGTCTTTGCAGGATCTTGATTCGATGTTCAAAAG ATTAGATACCTTAGAACAGATTGAAGATGCATTGACTGGTTTGAAAGTCATTGGGTTTGATGGAAACTGCATTAGGTTGTCATTACAGACATATATTCCAAAATTAGAGGGTCTGTTGTGCCAAAAAACAATTGAAGATATTTCTGAGCCATCTGAAATGAATCATGAATTGCTAGTAGAGATTGTGGATGGAACCATGGAGATTAAGAATGTTGAG ATGTTCCCAAATGATGTTTACTTAGGCGATATCATTGATGATGCAAAGTCTTTCAG GCAGCTATCCTCTAACTTAATGGTGCAGCAGACACAGTCTTCATTGGAGTGGTTTGTGGGAAAAGTACAGGACAGGATTATCCTAAGTACTTTGAGACGATTTATAGTGAAgagtacaaataaatcaaG ACATTCGTTTGAGTACTTAGAGAGAGATGAGACAATTGTAGCTCACTTGGTTGGGGGAATTGATGCATTCATAAAGCTGTCTCAAGGTTGGCCACTATCAAAATCTCCGTTGAAATTGTTATCCATCAAGAGCTCAGATCATCATTCAAGGGGAATTTCATTGAGCTTACTTTGCAAGGCTGAG AGGGTGTAG
- the LOC18602677 gene encoding beta-galactosidase 9 isoform X1 — MMVSEKRAFVQLLSLYLFIQFSVTAAKFFEPFNVTYDHRALIIDGKRRMLISAGIHYPRATPQMWPDLIAKSKEGGADVIESYTFWNGHEPVRGQYTFEGRFDLVKFVKLVGDSGLYFLLRIGPYVCAEWNFGGFPVWLRDVPGIEFRTDNEPFKREMQRFVTKIVDLLREEKLFSWQGGPIILLQIENEYGNMERSYGQKGKDYVKWAANMALGLRAGVPWVMCKQTDAPGDIIDTCNDYYCDGYKPNSPNKPTIWTENWDGWYTSWGGRLPHRPVEDLAFAIARFFQRGGSLMNYYMYFGGTNFGRTSGGPFYITSYDYDAPIDEYGLLSEPKWGHLKDLHAAIRLCEPALVAADLPRYMKLGPKQEAHLYWANIQTNGLNNTLSESQSVCSAFLANIDEHKAATVTFRGKSYTLPPWSVSILPDCRNTAFNTAKVGAQTSVKLVEYALSPKISVPELVMTKNEVSSIPESWMSVNEPIGIWSVNNFTFQGMLEHLNVTKDESDYLWHMTRIYVSDEDITFWEENQVSPTLVIDSMRDVLRVFINGQLTGSVSGHWVKVVQPVQFQQGYSDLILLSQTVGLQNYGAFLEKDGAGFRGQIKLTGFKNGDIDLSKLSWTYQVGLKGEFQKIFTIEENEKAGWTKLKRDATPSTFTWYKAYFDAPDGKEPVAFDLGSMGKGQAWVNGHHIGRYWNLVAPKDGCSKSCDYRGAYNPNKCMTNCGKPTQSWYHIPRSWLQATNNLLVIFEENGGNPFEISVKLRVPRILCAQVSESHYPRLQKWFHPDVIHGKVSISDMKPEIHLQCEEGHIISSIEFASYGTPHGSCQNFSEGNCHSQNSLSMVSKACKGRNSCVIEVSNSGFGGDPCRGIVKTLAIEARCVSSSTIGVSQF; from the exons ATGATGGTTTCGGAAAAGAGAGCTTTCGTTCAGCTCCTTTCCTTGTATCTCTTCATCCAATTCTCAGTCACCGCTGCTAAGTTTTTCGAACCATTCAACGTGACTTACGACCACAGAGCTCTGATCATCGATGGCAAACGCCGCATGCTCATCTCAGCTGGAATTCACTACCCTCGTGCCACTCCTCAG ATGTGGCCTGACCTGATTGCAAAAAGCAAAGAAGGTGGAGCTGACGTGATTGAAAGTTATACATTTTGGAATGGGCATGAACCCGTTAGAGGACAG TATACTTTTGAAGGAAGGTTTGATCTTGTCAAGTTTGTGAAGCTAGTGGGAGACAGTGGACTTTATTTCCTTCTTCGCATAGGTCCTTATGTTTGTGCTGAGTGGAATTTCGG GGGATTTCCTGTCTGGCTGCGTGATGTCCCTGGCATAGAATTTCGAACAGACAATGAACCTTTTAAG AGGGAGATGCAGCGCTTTGTAACAAAAATTGTGGATTTGCTGCGGGAGGAAAAGCTCTTTTCCTGGCAGGGTGGTCCTATAATTCTGTTGCAG attGAGAATGAATATGGAAATATGGAGAGGTCATATGGCCAGAAGGGGAAAGATTATGTCAAGTGGGCTGCTAACATGGCTCTGGGTCTTCGTGCTGGCGTTCCATGGGTGATGTGCAAGCAAACTGATGCTCCAGGTGATATA ATAGATACCTGCAACGATTACTACTGTGATGGTTATAAACCAAATTCCCCTAACAAACCAACGATTTGGACAGAAAATTGGGATGGATG GTACACatcatggggtggaagattgCCTCACAGACCTGTTGAAGATCTTGCATTTGCAATCGCACGTTTTTTTCAGCGTGGAGGGAGCTTAATGAACTATTATATG TATTTTGGTGGGACAAACTTTGGTCGTACTTCTGGAGGGCCCTTCTATATAACTAGTTATGATTATGATGCTCCAATTGATGAATATG GTTTGCTGAGTGAGCCGAAATGGGGACACTTGAAAGATCTTCATGCTGCCATTAGGCTCTGTGAACCTGCTCTAGTTGCTGCTGATTTACCTCGGTATATGAAATTGGGACCAAAGCAGGAG GCACATTTATACTGGGCAAATATCCAGACTAATGGTCTGAACAATACTCTTTCTGAAAGCCAAAGCGTGTGCTCCGCATTTCTTGCAAATATTGATGAGCATAAAGCAGCAACTGTAACATTCCGTGGTAAATCATACACCTTGCCACCGTGGTCAGTGAGCATTTTACCTGACTGCAGGAACACAGCATTCAACACCGCCAAG GTTGGAGCACAGACCTCCGTGAAACTGGTAGAGTATGCCTTGTCTCCAAAAATATCTGTACCAGAATTAGTGATGACCAAAAATGAAGTTTCCAGTATCCCAGAGTCATGGATGTCTGTAAATGAGCCAATTGGTATATGGAGTGTGAACAACTTTACATTTCAAGGCATGTTGGAGCATTTGAATGTGACAAAGGATGAATCTGACTATCTGTGGCATATGACCAG AATATATGTTTCTGATGAAGACATCACATTTTGGGAGGAAAATCAAGTTAGCCCTACACTTGTTATTGATAGCATGCGTGATGTATTGCGGGTATTTATTAACGGACAGCTTACAG GCAGTGTAAGTGGTCACTGGGTCAAGGTGGTCCAGCCTGTTCAATTTCAGCAAGGTTACAgtgatttgattttgttatCTCAGACAGTTGGTTTGCAG AACTACGGTGCCTTTCTAGAGAAAGATGGTGCTGGGTTTAGAGGCCAAATTAAGCTTACTGGATTTAAAAATGGGGATATAGACCTTTCCAAGCTTTCATGGACTTACCAG GTTGGTCTGAAGGGTGAGTTCCAGAAAATATTCACCAtagaagaaaatgagaaggCAGGATGGACAAAGTTGAAGCGTGATGCTACTCCCTCCACATTTACTTGGTACAAG GCATACTTTGATGCGCCTGATGGAAAAGAGCCAGTTGCTTTTGATTTAGGAAGCATGGGAAAGGGCCAAGCATGGGTCAACGGCCACCATATTGGAAGATACTGGAATCTAGTTGCCCCAAAAGATGGATGTTCAAAAAGCTGTGATTATCGTGGAGCATATAATCCAAATAAGTGCATGACAAATTGTGGGAAGCCTACTCAATCCTG GTACCACATACCGCGGTCATGGTTACAGGCAACAAACAATTTACTTGTGATATTTGAGGAAAATGGTGGGAACCCGTTTGAGATTTCAGTCAAATTACGTGTGCCCCGAATTCTCTGTGCTCAAGTCTCTGAGTCCCACTATCCGCGTCTGCAAAAATGGTTCCATCCAGATGTTATTCATGGAAAAGTGTCCATAAGTGATATGAAACCAGAAATTCACTTGCAGTGTGAAGAGGGGCATATAATCTCCTCCATAGAATTTGCTAGCTATGGAACTCCTCATGGCAGCTGCCAGAATTTTTCTGAAGGCAATTGCCACTCGCAAAATTCATTGTCCATGGTATCCAAg GCTTGCAAGGGAAGAAACAGTTGTGTTATTGAAGTTTCAAACTCTGGGTTTGGAGGTGACCCATGTAGAGGTATTGTCAAGACATTGGCAATTGAGGCGAGATGTGTCTCATCATCAACTATTGGAGTCTCCCAGTTCTAA
- the LOC18602677 gene encoding beta-galactosidase 9 isoform X2, whose translation MWPDLIAKSKEGGADVIESYTFWNGHEPVRGQYTFEGRFDLVKFVKLVGDSGLYFLLRIGPYVCAEWNFGGFPVWLRDVPGIEFRTDNEPFKREMQRFVTKIVDLLREEKLFSWQGGPIILLQIENEYGNMERSYGQKGKDYVKWAANMALGLRAGVPWVMCKQTDAPGDIIDTCNDYYCDGYKPNSPNKPTIWTENWDGWYTSWGGRLPHRPVEDLAFAIARFFQRGGSLMNYYMYFGGTNFGRTSGGPFYITSYDYDAPIDEYGLLSEPKWGHLKDLHAAIRLCEPALVAADLPRYMKLGPKQEAHLYWANIQTNGLNNTLSESQSVCSAFLANIDEHKAATVTFRGKSYTLPPWSVSILPDCRNTAFNTAKVGAQTSVKLVEYALSPKISVPELVMTKNEVSSIPESWMSVNEPIGIWSVNNFTFQGMLEHLNVTKDESDYLWHMTRIYVSDEDITFWEENQVSPTLVIDSMRDVLRVFINGQLTGSVSGHWVKVVQPVQFQQGYSDLILLSQTVGLQNYGAFLEKDGAGFRGQIKLTGFKNGDIDLSKLSWTYQVGLKGEFQKIFTIEENEKAGWTKLKRDATPSTFTWYKAYFDAPDGKEPVAFDLGSMGKGQAWVNGHHIGRYWNLVAPKDGCSKSCDYRGAYNPNKCMTNCGKPTQSWYHIPRSWLQATNNLLVIFEENGGNPFEISVKLRVPRILCAQVSESHYPRLQKWFHPDVIHGKVSISDMKPEIHLQCEEGHIISSIEFASYGTPHGSCQNFSEGNCHSQNSLSMVSKACKGRNSCVIEVSNSGFGGDPCRGIVKTLAIEARCVSSSTIGVSQF comes from the exons ATGTGGCCTGACCTGATTGCAAAAAGCAAAGAAGGTGGAGCTGACGTGATTGAAAGTTATACATTTTGGAATGGGCATGAACCCGTTAGAGGACAG TATACTTTTGAAGGAAGGTTTGATCTTGTCAAGTTTGTGAAGCTAGTGGGAGACAGTGGACTTTATTTCCTTCTTCGCATAGGTCCTTATGTTTGTGCTGAGTGGAATTTCGG GGGATTTCCTGTCTGGCTGCGTGATGTCCCTGGCATAGAATTTCGAACAGACAATGAACCTTTTAAG AGGGAGATGCAGCGCTTTGTAACAAAAATTGTGGATTTGCTGCGGGAGGAAAAGCTCTTTTCCTGGCAGGGTGGTCCTATAATTCTGTTGCAG attGAGAATGAATATGGAAATATGGAGAGGTCATATGGCCAGAAGGGGAAAGATTATGTCAAGTGGGCTGCTAACATGGCTCTGGGTCTTCGTGCTGGCGTTCCATGGGTGATGTGCAAGCAAACTGATGCTCCAGGTGATATA ATAGATACCTGCAACGATTACTACTGTGATGGTTATAAACCAAATTCCCCTAACAAACCAACGATTTGGACAGAAAATTGGGATGGATG GTACACatcatggggtggaagattgCCTCACAGACCTGTTGAAGATCTTGCATTTGCAATCGCACGTTTTTTTCAGCGTGGAGGGAGCTTAATGAACTATTATATG TATTTTGGTGGGACAAACTTTGGTCGTACTTCTGGAGGGCCCTTCTATATAACTAGTTATGATTATGATGCTCCAATTGATGAATATG GTTTGCTGAGTGAGCCGAAATGGGGACACTTGAAAGATCTTCATGCTGCCATTAGGCTCTGTGAACCTGCTCTAGTTGCTGCTGATTTACCTCGGTATATGAAATTGGGACCAAAGCAGGAG GCACATTTATACTGGGCAAATATCCAGACTAATGGTCTGAACAATACTCTTTCTGAAAGCCAAAGCGTGTGCTCCGCATTTCTTGCAAATATTGATGAGCATAAAGCAGCAACTGTAACATTCCGTGGTAAATCATACACCTTGCCACCGTGGTCAGTGAGCATTTTACCTGACTGCAGGAACACAGCATTCAACACCGCCAAG GTTGGAGCACAGACCTCCGTGAAACTGGTAGAGTATGCCTTGTCTCCAAAAATATCTGTACCAGAATTAGTGATGACCAAAAATGAAGTTTCCAGTATCCCAGAGTCATGGATGTCTGTAAATGAGCCAATTGGTATATGGAGTGTGAACAACTTTACATTTCAAGGCATGTTGGAGCATTTGAATGTGACAAAGGATGAATCTGACTATCTGTGGCATATGACCAG AATATATGTTTCTGATGAAGACATCACATTTTGGGAGGAAAATCAAGTTAGCCCTACACTTGTTATTGATAGCATGCGTGATGTATTGCGGGTATTTATTAACGGACAGCTTACAG GCAGTGTAAGTGGTCACTGGGTCAAGGTGGTCCAGCCTGTTCAATTTCAGCAAGGTTACAgtgatttgattttgttatCTCAGACAGTTGGTTTGCAG AACTACGGTGCCTTTCTAGAGAAAGATGGTGCTGGGTTTAGAGGCCAAATTAAGCTTACTGGATTTAAAAATGGGGATATAGACCTTTCCAAGCTTTCATGGACTTACCAG GTTGGTCTGAAGGGTGAGTTCCAGAAAATATTCACCAtagaagaaaatgagaaggCAGGATGGACAAAGTTGAAGCGTGATGCTACTCCCTCCACATTTACTTGGTACAAG GCATACTTTGATGCGCCTGATGGAAAAGAGCCAGTTGCTTTTGATTTAGGAAGCATGGGAAAGGGCCAAGCATGGGTCAACGGCCACCATATTGGAAGATACTGGAATCTAGTTGCCCCAAAAGATGGATGTTCAAAAAGCTGTGATTATCGTGGAGCATATAATCCAAATAAGTGCATGACAAATTGTGGGAAGCCTACTCAATCCTG GTACCACATACCGCGGTCATGGTTACAGGCAACAAACAATTTACTTGTGATATTTGAGGAAAATGGTGGGAACCCGTTTGAGATTTCAGTCAAATTACGTGTGCCCCGAATTCTCTGTGCTCAAGTCTCTGAGTCCCACTATCCGCGTCTGCAAAAATGGTTCCATCCAGATGTTATTCATGGAAAAGTGTCCATAAGTGATATGAAACCAGAAATTCACTTGCAGTGTGAAGAGGGGCATATAATCTCCTCCATAGAATTTGCTAGCTATGGAACTCCTCATGGCAGCTGCCAGAATTTTTCTGAAGGCAATTGCCACTCGCAAAATTCATTGTCCATGGTATCCAAg GCTTGCAAGGGAAGAAACAGTTGTGTTATTGAAGTTTCAAACTCTGGGTTTGGAGGTGACCCATGTAGAGGTATTGTCAAGACATTGGCAATTGAGGCGAGATGTGTCTCATCATCAACTATTGGAGTCTCCCAGTTCTAA